GCGCCGGAGGACCGTGGGTGCGAGGCCGAACCCGCGATGGGCCAGCCCGATCAGCCCGTGGCGGTGCGGCACGAGGCCGGTCAGCAGGCTGGCTCGGCTGGGGCTGCACTGTGGCGCGGCGCAGAACGCCTGCTCGAAGAGGACGCCCTCGGCAGCCAGGCGGTCGAGGTGCGGCGTGCTGACGCGCTGGCCGTAGGGGCCGAGATGCCGGCCAGTGTCGTGGGTGATGACGACGAGGACGTTGGGCGGCAGATGTCCCGATGGGCTCGTGGCGGCCATGCCCCCAGGATACATGGCACCGTGACACCCCTGTCACCTGAGCGAAGCGAAGGGCCTCACCCGCTGTCCGTCAACGGTTGCGTCAGCGGGTGAAGTCCTTCGCAAGCTCAGGACGACAGGGCATCTTGCGTGCTGTGCACGAGCATGCGGCAGCCGTCTGCCCGCTCCTGAGTCTGTGCAGGGAAGGGGTGAGGAGTTCGCTTCCGCTCTTGACAGGTGCAGATAGCCGCGGCATCTTGTTACACCATGAGCGAGCACACCGATGTGACCGAATCGACGCCGCCCGGCGGGCAGGCGGCTCCCTGGTGGCAGCGCGGCGTGGTGTACCAGATCTACCCGCGCAGCTTTCTCGACGCCAGCGGTGACGGCGTCGGCGATCTGCGAGGCGTGCTGTCGAAGCTCCAGTACCTGAGCGACACGCTCGGCGTCGATGCCATCTGGCTCTCGCCGTTCTACCCGTCCCCGATGGCCGACTTCGGGTACGACGTCGCCGACTACTGCAACGTCGATCCCCTGTTCGGCGATCTGGCTGCCTTTGATGCTCTGGTGGCGGAGGCCCACCGGCTTGGTCTGCGGGTCGTCGTCGACTTCGTGTCGAACCACACCTCGGATCGGCATCCGTGGTTCCAGGCATCGCGGTCCTCGCGTGACAATCCGTACCGCGACTGGTACGTCTGGCGTGATGCGAAGCCGGACGGGTCGCTGCCGAACAACTGGCTGGCCGTGTTCGGCGGCTCGGTCTGGGAGTGGGACCAGCCGACCGGCCAGTACTACTTGCACTCCTACCTGAAAGAGCAGCCAGACCTCGACTGGCGGAATCCGGCCGTGGAAGCGGCGTTGCATGACGTGCTGCGCTTCTGGCTCGACCGGGGTGTGGACGGCTTCCGGCTGGACGCTGTGCGCCGCATCATGAAGGATCCGGGTCTGCGAGATAATCCGCCGGTCATCGGCGATGGCATCGAGACCCACAAGCCGCAGGGTGCGTACAGCCTGCAGCGGCACGTCCACGATATGGCCCACCCGGATATCCACGGTGCGTTTCAGCGGATGCGGCGGGTGCTGGAAGCGTACGAGCAGCGTGACGGCCGTCCGCGCGTCTTGATTGGCGAGATCCACGACCTCGACTACAGGTCCCTGGTCCGCTACTACGGCGAGCGCCTGGACGAGCTGCACCTGCCGGTCAACTTCGGGATGTTGCAGGTGCCGTGGAACGCCCAGGCCATCCGTGCCCTGGTGGACTCGTACGAGGCGGCGCTGCCGCCGGGAGCCTGGCCGAACTACGTCCTCGACAACCATGACGATCCGCGCGCGGCCACGCGAGTCGGCGGGCCGGCGCAGGCGCGGCTGGCGATGCTCCTGCTGCTGACGCTCAGAGGCTCCCCGACCCTGTACTACGGCGAAGAGCTGGGCATGCAGGACGTGCCGATCCCGCCCGAGCTGGAGCAGGATCCGTTCGGCAAGAACGTGCCCGGCCTGGGCCTTGGACGCGACCCATGCCGCACGCCGATGCCCTGGGACGCCTCGGCCAACGGCGGCTTCTGCCCGCCAGAAGCGACGCCCTGGCTGCCGCTCGGGGACGACCTCGCAACGGTCAACGTGGCGGCCGAGCTTGCCGATCCGCGCTCGATGCTCTCGCTGACGCGGCGGTTGCTGGCGCTTCGGCGAGGGTCGGCGGCGCTCTCGGTGGGCAGCTACCGGCCGCTCGACGGCGCGGGCCTCCCGGCGGACTGCTTCGTCTACCTCCGTGAGGCCGATGGCCGCCGCGAGAGCGATGGCGCGGGTGAGCGGCTGCTGGTGGCGCTCAACTTCGCAGACGGCGAGCGCGTTGTCCAGGGGCCGGAGGGCGCTGCCGAGGTCCTCGTGTCCACCCACCTCGACCGCGCGGGGCCGCTCGACGGCTCGTCGCTGACGCTTCGGCCGTTCGAAGGGTGCATCATTCGCCTCGTCTGACCCGCCACG
This genomic interval from Chloroflexota bacterium contains the following:
- a CDS encoding DUF3459 domain-containing protein produces the protein MSEHTDVTESTPPGGQAAPWWQRGVVYQIYPRSFLDASGDGVGDLRGVLSKLQYLSDTLGVDAIWLSPFYPSPMADFGYDVADYCNVDPLFGDLAAFDALVAEAHRLGLRVVVDFVSNHTSDRHPWFQASRSSRDNPYRDWYVWRDAKPDGSLPNNWLAVFGGSVWEWDQPTGQYYLHSYLKEQPDLDWRNPAVEAALHDVLRFWLDRGVDGFRLDAVRRIMKDPGLRDNPPVIGDGIETHKPQGAYSLQRHVHDMAHPDIHGAFQRMRRVLEAYEQRDGRPRVLIGEIHDLDYRSLVRYYGERLDELHLPVNFGMLQVPWNAQAIRALVDSYEAALPPGAWPNYVLDNHDDPRAATRVGGPAQARLAMLLLLTLRGSPTLYYGEELGMQDVPIPPELEQDPFGKNVPGLGLGRDPCRTPMPWDASANGGFCPPEATPWLPLGDDLATVNVAAELADPRSMLSLTRRLLALRRGSAALSVGSYRPLDGAGLPADCFVYLREADGRRESDGAGERLLVALNFADGERVVQGPEGAAEVLVSTHLDRAGPLDGSSLTLRPFEGCIIRLV